The Pedobacter roseus genome contains a region encoding:
- a CDS encoding ThuA domain-containing protein, translating into MKKYLSLCLLVASVFLFQSYTIAKKPAKVLVFSKTKGFRHNSIETGKEVIQKLGTEHHFEVDTTENADLFTEDNLKKYAAVIFLNTTGDVLDNKQQVAFERYIQAGGGYVGIHAATDTEYDWPWYGKLAGAYFISHPAVQEAKFIIKDKKHPSTKFFTDSVWMRKDELYNFKDINPEIKVLISLDEKSYTGGKNGDFHPFAWYHNFDGGRAFYTCMGHTKEGWAEDKFQNHLWGGIEYAIGGQKKLDYSKAHSKF; encoded by the coding sequence ATGAAAAAGTACTTATCACTGTGTTTATTAGTTGCATCCGTTTTTCTATTTCAAAGTTATACCATAGCGAAAAAACCGGCTAAGGTTTTAGTTTTTTCCAAAACAAAAGGTTTCAGGCACAATTCTATTGAAACCGGAAAAGAAGTGATCCAAAAATTAGGAACCGAACATCACTTTGAAGTGGATACCACCGAAAATGCTGATCTTTTCACAGAAGACAATTTAAAAAAATATGCAGCGGTTATTTTCTTAAATACAACAGGCGATGTACTAGACAATAAACAACAGGTTGCTTTCGAAAGGTATATCCAGGCAGGAGGCGGTTATGTGGGTATCCACGCGGCAACTGATACCGAATACGATTGGCCATGGTATGGCAAATTAGCTGGTGCTTATTTCATCAGTCACCCAGCCGTTCAGGAAGCTAAATTTATCATTAAAGACAAAAAACACCCTTCAACTAAATTCTTTACTGATTCGGTTTGGATGAGAAAAGACGAACTATATAATTTTAAAGATATCAACCCTGAAATTAAAGTGCTGATCAGCTTAGATGAAAAATCTTACACTGGTGGCAAAAACGGCGATTTCCATCCTTTTGCCTGGTACCACAATTTTGATGGCGGCAGGGCTTTTTATACCTGTATGGGGCATACCAAAGAAGGATGGGCTGAAGATAAATTCCAGAACCATTTATGGGGAGGCATTGAATATGCGATAGGCGGGCAGAAAAAACTGGATTACAGTAAAGCCCATTCAAAGTTCTAA